A region from the Triticum aestivum cultivar Chinese Spring chromosome 3D, IWGSC CS RefSeq v2.1, whole genome shotgun sequence genome encodes:
- the LOC123079860 gene encoding uricase gives MAGHFDLQGRHGKSRVRVSRVWRRPADAGGHLFVEWSVAVSVVSDCLPSYTSDDNSAIVATDSIKNTVYVKAKECTEVVSMEEFAVILGRHFTSLYPQVSEAAVTIVERPWERVAVDGKPHSHGFKLGSEKHTTEVTVKKSGSLLINSGIQGYSLLKTTQSGFEGFMRDRYTLLPETRERIVATEVTAWWRYPFEHISQLPSKPFCFTQRYQDVKKVLADTFFGPSDVGVYSPSVQNTLYLMAREVLTRFPDIASVQLRMPNLHFLPVNLGGKENPGLVKFADDVYMPTDEPHGTIEATLSRANSKL, from the exons ATGGCCGGGCACTTCGACCTCCAGGGCAGGCATGGCAAGTCCCGCGTCCGCGTCTCCCGCGTCTGGCGCCGCCCCGCCGATGCCGGCGGCCACCTCTTCGTCGAGTGGAGCGTCGCCGTCAGCGTCGTCTCCGACTGCCTCCCATCCTACACCTCCGACGACAACTCCGCCATCGTCGCCACCGACTCCATCAAGAACACC GTGTATGTGAAGGCCAAGGAGTGCACGGAGGTGGTGTCCATGGAGGAATTCGCGGTCATCCTCGGGAGGCATTTCACCTCACTGTACCCGCAG GTCTCAGAGGCTGCAGTGACAATCGTGGAGCGCCCATGGGAGCGTGTGGCTGTGGACGGGAAGCCCCATTCGCATG GGTTCAAACTTGGTTCTGAAAAGCACACCACAGAGGTCACGGTGAAGAAGTCTGGAAGCCTGCTTATAAATTCTGGGATACAAGGATACTCCCTGCTAAAGACAACTCAG TCTGGATTTGAAGGATTCATGAGGGACCGCTACACTCTTCTTCCTGAAACAAGAGAAAGAATTGTAGCAACAGAAGTAACTGCTTGGTGGAG GTATCCGTTCGAGCATATTTCCCAGCTTCCGTCAAAGCCATTTTGCTTCACACAAAGATACCAGGATGTAAAGAAGGTTCTTGCAGACACATTCTTTGGTCCTTCTGATGTTGGTGTATATAGTCCATCCGTGCAGAATACATTATACCTCATGGCTAGGGAAGTTCTTACCAG GTTCCCAGACATAGCATCCGTTCAGCTTAGGATGCCAAACCTCCACTTTCTTCCCGTGAACCTAGGGGGGAAAGAAAATCCAGGATTGGTGAAG TTTGCTGATGATGTGTACATGCCGACTGACGAGCCGCATGGAACCATCGAAGCAACGTTGAGCCGTGCCAACTCAAAGCTGTAA